CATCTAGATTCATCACAAACTGGGCATGCTTCTAGGTTGACATAATCCGTGTCAAACACCTCAGACTTACGAAACAAAACACAATTGTTCTTGCACACATGGATTGATTCATATGCAATGCCCAATTCACGAAGATACTTCTTCGCCTCATCATACGACTTTGGAAACTGACACTGAGGGAATGCATCGGACAATAACTTCAACAATGCAGTAAAAAAGTTATTGCCAAGTCGATAGCGAGACTTCATATAGAGAAGTCTCACTAGAAAGGAGAATCTAGAATGCGCTGATCCCGGGCAAAGTGACCGCTTGCCATCGGCAAGAACTTTGGCAAAACTTGGAGTCCCTCCATCTTCCTCTACTGCTATGTACAAATCTGATATCATCTCCGTGACTCCGTGATCATCATCTTGGTCATGATCTTGCTCATCCTCACCCAAATGTATCCCTCCACCATCATCATATTCATCAGGCTGCACCTCCTCCTCTCTGAACTCAGCAACCTGGCCATCTGGAGACTCTCCATGATGAACCCAACGAGTGTACAAAAGTGACATTCCAAAGATGTGTATATGGTCATTCACTTCATGCTGAGGCCGTAAAGTTTGATTAAGACATCTGCGGCAGGGACAATGTATCTCGCTATCTGCAGGGAACTGCCCTCTAACAAATTCCATGAACTGTTCCACTCCGTCCATGTAGGCAGGTGTGAAACGTCTCCCATGAATCCAACTTCGATCCATCTGTTTTAGCATACATGTGCAAAATTAGAGGCAAAATACTATAACGGAACCTCAAATACAACTTAACAGAAAATGATTTACTAATTAACATACTGAAAAAGTAGTAACTGGTCATATCATTTGGGCCCCTAAATCCTTACTGGATGAATGCACATCATTACCAGAAGTGACACTAGTCCAATCTACCGAACCCTAGAATCTTGAAACAGCACAGTAACAGCATACACTACTAGCAcaaggagaaaaggaaaaagctAGAGATATTTGGTCAAAGAAGtcaccttgccgccgccgtcaaccggGGAAGCCGCCGCGGGGACACTGCCGCGCTGCCGCCGTTGTGCGCCCGCCGGGGATGCCGCTGTGCTCCCTACGCCGTGCGCCGGTGGCACTACCGCGGTCCCGCTGCTGTTCGCTGGGGACAACGCCCGTGCACCGGGGAAAACGCCGCGgatccgccgccgtgcgccgtggACGCCGCCGCTGTGCGCCCGACTTGACACGCCGGCGCCGCAAGATTTGATTTGTGTCTGTAGGGTTCGATGGCGcagtggagaacatatggaaaccattcgctaattaaacaaataaaaaatataagtcTCCTTTCACAAGAACGTTCAATGGCGCAGTGGTAACGCTTTCTCTTGGCTTCCGTCTGGTATGCGGTTCGAATCTTGGGAAACACAGGTGCATGTTTTTTGCCGATTAAACCTGAGACCGTTCCATGGCCCGCTGTTGTTGCTAGGCCGCGAAGGAAAAAAAGATGATTGCCGGAGATCCGAAGACAGCCGGCCCAATAGATACGCAAAGGCCCAGAGGGATCGTAGGGGCCGACGTTGACGTGGAGAGCCACCTGGTCGTGGGACCGTGCCGGAGTAGAGGGCCCGCATGGACATGGGACCCACCGGTTCTGTCAAGTGGGACCCACGTCGCCACGTGGACAAGATGGGACCCGCCGGTTCTGTCAGGCGGGACCACGGTGCATCTATGACGAATCGTTTGTGCCTTCTATGACGCTCGTCTTCATTTCGTCATTATTTTCAAGCGGGTTGGCTGTGTCACTCGTCATCTGCGACGAAGTAATAAATTTCGTCACTAAAAATAATGTTCAATGACGAATTGCAGAAACGTCACTATCAAATCGTCATAGAAAATCACATTTGTACTAGTGattgtcacgtgttgatgacgcaattgattccaattgcacttagaTGTATTCTActagctaatgttcgagcaacaatcataaagctatgcacatttctcaacacaatttctcagaaggcaatcgatctaTTGAGTTTAAGcatgctacaagaggatgttgtctaaagtttagtcagtcttgaaatgatatttcctccatcattcttcaatattatgacgcatcttctagttcacctggtcaaagagattggtattctcggtcctgttttccttcataatatttTCCCTTTTGAATGATACTTTGCagtactaaagaaatacgttcgtaatcgggctcgtccagaaggaagcattgcgaagggttacgtcacagaggaggtcattgaattttgtgttgactatgtggaagaactcttcccaattgggattccagtatcacgtcatgaggggcggctgattggaaagggcacacatggaagaaaatcagtaaatgccacagatcatgccacgttgagcaaagcacttcttacagttctgcaacaatcagccttggtggctccatacatggaggagcacatgcaaattgtgcgaagtatataccctttgaagtctgagacatggattacaaaacattataacgatacattcgccacctggttgcagaaggaagtcatggccaacgatcaaattcatgagcagctagcttggctggccagggttCCAgtaaattcaatcctgatgtaccaaggatatgaaattaatggttacacattttatacaagaacccaagataacaagagcaccaatcaaaatagtggtgtccgtatagatgccaccgactctagtggccaaacgaactcatattttggttacattgaagagatctgggaactcgactatgggccgttgaagatacctctatttcgttgtcaatgggttaaactcacaggaaaaggtgtcgatatcgacgagtacggaatgacaacagtagacctcaaagagcttggctatcgagacaaaccattcgtcctagctaaagatgtcactcaagttttctatgtgcaggacatgtctagcaaaacgagaaaggacaagtccaggaataaatcaagttttgtaggtgccggagatgaggcaaagcgccatattgttctggcaggaaaaagaaaatttgtgggagtcgacgatgtcacagatgaagaaggatacaataaggttgaagatatgactccgctcgcagtggaggttgacacaagtattcttttagccgaagaggaggctccgtacgcacgtcatgatcataatgaagggacgattgtaaagcgaaccatcgttaatattcccttagttgaatgattatgtcttgtaatattttctgtgaacattattagatttcttatgcaatgaattgatttattggacaattaaataatttattatgtaattatttg
The nucleotide sequence above comes from Panicum virgatum strain AP13 chromosome 3K, P.virgatum_v5, whole genome shotgun sequence. Encoded proteins:
- the LOC120700986 gene encoding uncharacterized protein LOC120700986, producing the protein MDGVEQFMEFVRGQFPADSEIHCPCRRCLNQTLRPQHEVNDHIHIFGMSLLYTRWVHHGESPDGQVAEFREEEVQPDEYDDGGGIHLGEDEQDHDQDDDHGVTEMISDLYIAVEEDGGTPSFAKVLADGKRSLCPGSAHSRFSFLVRLLYMKSRYRLGNNFFTALLKLLSDAFPQCQFPKSYDEAKKYLRELGIAYESIHVCKNNCVLFRKSEVFDTDYVNLEACPVCDESRWEGGESGRRVPHKVLRHFPLIPRLKRMFAMKRTAEEAQWHKVGRKPVANEMSHPADGEAWKDFDRKYQSFAADARNLRLSLATDGFNPFGNMSTQYSMWPVLVTPLNLPPWECVNSANYFMSLLIPGPSSLGKDFDLFLEPLIEELLALWKGVSTYDAVSGMRRANSVVKRFKRN